One genomic window of Vicia villosa cultivar HV-30 ecotype Madison, WI unplaced genomic scaffold, Vvil1.0 ctg.001404F_1_1, whole genome shotgun sequence includes the following:
- the LOC131634973 gene encoding uncharacterized WD repeat-containing protein C2A9.03-like: MSYHHDFHSAEDEFLDDVDNHEQLDGVDAGAGADDDVALDEYEMLTKVTDTSAAQARKGKDIQGIPWEMLNITRESYRLTRLEQYRNFENILTSGETADKDCKQVEKEDKYYEFFYNTRVVKPTILHFQLRNLVWATSKHDVYLVSNYSIMHWSSLSGNLSEIINFSGHIAPTERCAGNQLEGFSQTQISTLAVKDNFLVAGGFQGELTCKRLDKEGVSFCTRTTHDDNAITNAVDIYESLSGATHFIAANNDSGVREYDIEKFQLLNHLQFPWPVNHTSISPDRKLMTVVGDNLDGLLVDPQNGKTVATLTGHQDYSFASAWHPNGYAFATGNQDKTCRVWDARNVSSPIAILKNNLGASRSIRFSSDGQYMAVAEPADFVHVYNTKSNYEKSQEIDFFGEISGVSISPDDECMYIGIWDRTYASLLQYNKRHPYHYLDSCF; encoded by the exons ATGTCCTATCACCATGATTTTCATTCGGCTGAAGATGAATTTCTTGATGATGTAGATAATCATGAACAACTTGATGGTGTTGATGCTGGTGCTGGTGCTGATGATGATGTTGCTCTTGATGAATAtgaaatg CTTACTAAGGTGACTGATACATCAGCTGCACAAGCAAGGAAGGGGAAGGATATTCAAGGGATTCCATGGGAGATGTTGAATATTACTAGAGAGAGTTATAGGTTGACTAGGCTTGAACAGTATAGGAATTTTGAGAACATTCTCACATCTGGAGAGACAGCAGACaag GATTGCAAGCAAGTGGAGAAGGAGGACAAATACTATGAGTTCTTCTACAATACAAGGGTGGTTAAGCCTACCATCCTTCATTTTCAG CTGAGAAACTTGGTATGGGCTACTTCAAAACATGATGTATACCTTGTCTCTAACTACTCGATTATGCACTGGTCATCATTAAGTGGCAACTTGTCCGAGATTATAAACTTTTCCGGGCATATAGCTCCTACCGAG AGATGTGCAGGAAATCAGCTGGAAGGATTTTCCCAGACACAGATTAGCACGTTGGCTGTTAAGGataattttcttgttgctggtggCTTCCAAGGAGAGCTTACTTGTAAG CGTCTGGATAAGGAAGGAGTAAGCTTTTGCACGCGGACTACACATGATGATAATGCTATAACAAACGCAGTTGATATATACGAAAGCCTGAG TGGTGCAACTCATTTTATAGCTGCTAATAACGATTCCGGCGTTAGAGAATATGATATCGAAAAGTTTCAGCTTTTGAATCACCTGCAATTCCCTTGGCCCGTGAAT CACACATCGATCAGCCCTGACCGTAAACTAATGACTGTTGTGGGGGACAACTTAGATGGACTGCTGGTGGATCCTCAAAATGGGAAG acCGTCGCAACTCTAACCGGCCATCAAGATTACTCGTTTGCATCTGCATGGCATCCCAACGGCTACGCATTTGCAACCGGGAATCAAGACAAAACTTGCAGAGTATGGGACGCCAGAAACGTGTCATCACCAATCGCCATTCTCAAGAACAACCTCGGTGCGAGCCGGTCGATCCGGTTTTCTTCAGACGGACAGTACATGGCCGTTGCTGAACCTGCTGATTTCGTGCATGTCTATAACACTAAGTCGAATTACGAGAAGAGTCAAGAGATCGATTTCTTTGGCGAAATCTCCGGAGTTTCGATAAGTCCTGATGATGAGTGTATGTATATTGGAATATGGGACAGGACTTATGCTAGCTTGCTACAGTATAATAAGAGACACCCATATCATTATCTAGATTCTTGCTTTTGA